A genome region from Chitinophagales bacterium includes the following:
- a CDS encoding glycosyltransferase family 2 protein, whose product MKHSISVIAPIYNEERSIPLLMDSLISILSPYTYEIIAINDGSKDNSYEVLREWARNNINIKIINFKRNSGQTAAINAGIQHASNEILIFIDSDLENDPKDITKLLAKLEEGYDVVSGWRKQRWKGEFITRKLPSKIANYLISYVSGIKLHDYGCTLKAYRKEVIEDVILYGEMHRFIPVYCKWQGGKVTEVEVNYQPRQFGSSNYGITRTFRVVLDLVLIKFFDKYMNKPMHFFGGVGLLSFLGCFLSFGLAVFFKITHQKDFVQSPLPLMGMMFFILGVLFVLMGVIAEMLMRTYYESQGKKSYSIKEKINF is encoded by the coding sequence ATGAAGCACTCAATTAGTGTCATAGCACCAATATACAATGAGGAGAGATCGATACCACTTCTTATGGATTCATTGATTTCCATTTTATCTCCTTATACATATGAAATCATTGCGATTAATGATGGGTCTAAGGACAATTCATATGAAGTTTTAAGAGAATGGGCGAGGAACAATATCAATATAAAGATTATTAATTTTAAGAGAAATTCTGGACAGACTGCGGCTATCAATGCTGGAATACAGCATGCTAGTAACGAAATATTGATTTTTATAGATAGTGATCTAGAGAACGATCCCAAGGATATTACAAAACTTCTTGCAAAACTAGAAGAAGGATATGATGTGGTATCGGGTTGGAGGAAACAACGATGGAAGGGTGAATTTATTACCCGTAAGTTGCCATCAAAAATAGCCAATTATTTAATATCCTACGTCTCTGGGATTAAACTTCATGATTATGGGTGCACACTAAAGGCTTACCGAAAGGAAGTTATAGAAGATGTAATACTTTATGGTGAAATGCATAGGTTTATACCCGTGTATTGCAAGTGGCAAGGCGGTAAGGTAACAGAAGTAGAGGTTAATTATCAGCCTCGCCAGTTTGGCTCTTCAAATTATGGAATTACCAGAACGTTTCGAGTCGTGCTTGATTTAGTCTTAATAAAGTTTTTTGACAAGTATATGAATAAACCCATGCATTTTTTTGGCGGGGTTGGTTTGTTATCATTTTTGGGTTGCTTTTTGAGTTTTGGCTTGGCAGTTTTTTTTAAAATTACTCACCAAAAAGACTTTGTGCAAAGTCCTTTGCCTCTTATGGGGATGATGTTTTTTATACTAGGTGTTCTATTTGTTTTAATGGGTGTCATAGCTGAAATGCTTATGCGAACCTACTACGAGTCGCAGGGCAAAAAATCATATTCGATTAAAGAAAAAATAAACTTCTAG
- a CDS encoding acyltransferase, whose product MNKLYLIFYYLIIYPIYKIQFGNIGSRARIKSPLRLDGKRNIFIGKNVNIQKHTWLASISIDGKDPSRLEIGDGSVIGHFNHIYCTHQIIIGKKVLTADKVYISDNTHEFKDIEVPILDQPVRNISSVSVGDGAWLGENVCIIGANVGKNSVIGANSVVTRDIPDFAVAVGSPAIVIKRYCIEDKIWKKTNSKGEFI is encoded by the coding sequence ATGAACAAGTTATATCTGATCTTTTATTATCTAATAATTTATCCAATTTATAAAATACAGTTTGGAAACATTGGCTCACGTGCTAGAATTAAATCACCATTAAGACTTGACGGTAAACGAAATATATTTATTGGTAAAAATGTAAATATCCAGAAACATACTTGGTTAGCTTCAATATCTATCGATGGAAAAGATCCTTCAAGATTGGAAATAGGAGACGGGTCTGTAATAGGTCATTTTAATCATATTTATTGTACTCACCAGATTATAATAGGTAAAAAAGTTCTAACTGCAGACAAAGTTTATATTTCGGATAATACTCATGAATTTAAGGATATAGAAGTGCCAATACTTGATCAACCAGTAAGAAACATTAGTTCTGTAAGTGTCGGCGATGGAGCGTGGTTAGGAGAAAATGTATGTATTATCGGGGCTAACGTAGGCAAAAATTCTGTCATAGGAGCTAATAGTGTTGTAACAAGGGATATACCTGATTTTGCTGTAGCAGTTGGGAGTCCAGCAATAGTGATTAAGAGATATTGCATAGAAGATAAAATATGGAAGAAAACGAATAGTAAAGGAGAATTTATATGA
- a CDS encoding methyltransferase domain-containing protein, with the protein MQTSTEFNENQFKSIYDESMRFHYWNLYRNDYILNFLRKNKIDNILDIGCGRGIVSDYLFKKGLKIQGVELGNTTPLSKSTVPIQYQTNALSLDSNLDIKSITLFDVIEHIEKPIEFLNQLIYHFNNLESIVLTVPSRMEVWSVFDDFNGHFKRYHLSQVFSDFKECKASIQFSDYFFQSLYWLMIINVKLFGNKREVDYSRDKPMTLIEKYIHKAFSKILKFTDYLFLKRSPGSSMIVYLKVKK; encoded by the coding sequence GTGCAGACAAGTACAGAATTTAATGAAAATCAATTCAAGAGTATTTACGATGAAAGTATGCGTTTTCACTACTGGAATTTGTATAGAAATGATTATATCTTGAATTTTTTAAGAAAAAATAAAATTGATAATATTTTAGATATTGGTTGTGGTAGGGGTATCGTAAGTGATTATCTGTTTAAAAAAGGGCTTAAAATCCAAGGGGTCGAACTTGGGAATACAACGCCTTTATCCAAAAGTACAGTTCCTATTCAATATCAAACGAATGCTTTATCTCTAGATTCAAATTTGGATATTAAGTCAATTACTCTTTTTGATGTTATAGAGCATATTGAAAAACCCATAGAATTTCTGAATCAACTAATCTATCATTTTAATAATCTTGAGAGCATTGTTTTGACTGTTCCTTCTAGAATGGAAGTATGGAGTGTCTTTGATGATTTTAATGGGCATTTTAAGCGTTATCACCTATCTCAAGTGTTTTCTGATTTTAAAGAATGTAAGGCGAGCATTCAATTTTCTGATTATTTCTTTCAAAGTTTATATTGGTTAATGATTATAAATGTCAAATTGTTTGGCAATAAAAGAGAAGTGGATTATAGTAGAGATAAACCTATGACATTAATAGAAAAATATATTCACAAAGCCTTTAGTAAAATATTAAAGTTTACAGATTATTTATTTTTGAAGAGAAGTCCGGGATCTTCTATGATTGTTTATTTAAAAGTTAAAAAGTAA
- a CDS encoding class I SAM-dependent methyltransferase produces the protein MSAGMVIYESINHCLVCSSRELYVLYPEITHTCGILNSLGFKENISSSVYRCKDCNHCFLSPRLSEETITNYYHKLNSEYFDKTPLHTRIDEDKKVLEKVKSLKESGKVLEIGCGNGFLLSLLRNEGYETFGIEPSPKAADFAKYSLNLNVVNGFLNIDSFSNMKFDIIFMMDVIEHLYQPNDMLKLCSEYLATGGIIVLLTGNVDSLNAKIWREKWFYFYSWEHISFFNKSSISKLLSRNNIQTLSYENISHSGGFLMNFFTLFVKNFLIYIYNFYWKRKYKHSNLAFDHMLVIGQKL, from the coding sequence ATGAGTGCTGGAATGGTTATTTATGAAAGTATAAATCATTGCCTAGTCTGCAGTTCGCGTGAGCTATATGTATTATACCCTGAAATTACACATACATGCGGTATTTTAAATTCTTTGGGATTTAAAGAAAATATTTCGTCGTCAGTATATAGGTGTAAGGATTGCAATCATTGTTTTTTAAGTCCCCGCTTATCGGAGGAAACAATAACTAATTATTATCATAAACTTAATTCTGAGTATTTTGATAAGACACCTCTACATACTAGAATAGATGAGGATAAAAAGGTACTAGAAAAGGTTAAATCTTTGAAAGAATCAGGAAAGGTCCTTGAAATAGGTTGTGGGAATGGATTTTTGTTAAGCTTGCTAAGGAACGAGGGATACGAGACCTTTGGGATAGAGCCTTCTCCAAAAGCAGCTGATTTCGCTAAGTATTCATTAAATCTAAATGTAGTGAATGGTTTCTTAAATATAGATTCTTTTTCCAATATGAAATTCGATATTATATTTATGATGGATGTCATTGAACATTTATATCAGCCCAATGATATGTTAAAATTATGTTCTGAGTATTTAGCAACCGGAGGTATTATTGTATTATTAACTGGTAATGTTGATAGCCTCAATGCAAAAATTTGGCGAGAAAAGTGGTTTTATTTCTATTCTTGGGAGCATATTTCTTTTTTTAATAAATCCTCGATATCTAAGTTATTAAGCAGAAATAATATCCAGACGCTAAGCTATGAGAATATTAGTCACAGTGGAGGTTTCCTAATGAATTTCTTTACCCTCTTTGTTAAAAACTTTTTGATTTACATTTATAATTTTTATTGGAAAAGAAAGTATAAGCATTCAAATCTAGCATTTGATCACATGCTTGTTATTGGTCAAAAGTTATGA
- the asnB gene encoding asparagine synthase (glutamine-hydrolyzing) → MCGIAGFIGKGGEGLGHKMIQTISYRGPDFQKVFLRDNVCLTHARLRILDLSEASNQPMLNADNSIALTFNGEIYNYQELKNELLALNKYEFKTTSDTEVLLYAYQEFGEKFLDQISGMFVFAIYDFRNNKLLIARDRMGKKPIYYCHSGSSFIFGSEVKALLVHPEVSSELNYDAINQYLTFDYIPTPNSLYKSISKLAPAHYLILDNNKIEIKPFWQPDYKTDSNIDFSAAKSKLDELLNHATKIRLMSDVPLGVFLSGGLDSSAVAYYAQKNTNQRIKTYSIGFEDKSYDEKDYAQLVSKHLDTEHYESILTPKMTLGLIDEVFSKLDEPFADASILPTYYLSKFTREHVTVALGGDGSDELLAGYPTFISEEFRHFIQYLPNFLPRQILKISSLILSPSDNNISLDFKIKQFLRGFESQVNHIHQLWLGGFTPFEKKDILRPEIFQSLTDNAGMRIIDSHFSSAKNYNADAWHSIIHYYCQTYLVDDILFKVDRASMYNSLEVRAPFLDRAVVEFLNSLPKSMKYKNLQGKHILKEVMRGKIPSAIIDRPKKGFGIPLSKWIREDLKNEIESVVLAKDHIFEHQKLEKLVWEHQSGKANHRKLIWNLYCLKKILK, encoded by the coding sequence ATGTGCGGTATCGCTGGCTTTATTGGAAAAGGGGGTGAAGGTTTGGGTCATAAAATGATTCAAACTATCAGCTATCGAGGACCAGATTTTCAGAAGGTTTTTCTAAGAGATAATGTTTGCCTAACGCACGCTCGCTTAAGAATTTTGGATCTTAGCGAGGCTTCGAACCAACCAATGCTAAACGCAGATAATAGTATAGCATTGACATTTAATGGAGAAATTTATAATTATCAGGAGTTGAAGAATGAACTGCTCGCCCTCAATAAATATGAATTTAAAACAACATCTGATACGGAGGTTTTACTATATGCTTACCAAGAGTTCGGCGAAAAATTCTTAGATCAAATCAGTGGTATGTTTGTTTTTGCAATTTACGATTTTAGAAACAATAAATTGTTAATAGCTCGAGATAGGATGGGAAAGAAGCCCATCTATTATTGCCATTCTGGCTCGAGCTTTATTTTTGGCTCAGAAGTCAAAGCACTACTAGTTCACCCAGAGGTTTCTTCAGAGTTAAACTATGATGCCATCAATCAATACCTGACCTTTGACTATATTCCTACTCCGAATAGTCTCTACAAGAGTATTTCAAAACTAGCACCGGCGCATTATCTCATTCTCGATAATAATAAAATTGAGATTAAACCATTTTGGCAACCTGATTATAAAACCGATAGCAATATTGACTTCAGTGCAGCAAAATCTAAATTGGATGAATTGCTCAATCATGCTACTAAAATAAGATTGATGTCTGATGTGCCTCTTGGGGTCTTTCTCAGTGGTGGCTTAGATAGCTCTGCGGTAGCCTATTATGCTCAAAAAAATACGAATCAAAGAATTAAGACATATTCTATAGGATTTGAGGATAAGTCTTATGATGAAAAAGATTATGCTCAATTGGTATCAAAACACTTGGATACAGAACACTATGAAAGTATCTTAACTCCTAAAATGACTCTCGGTCTCATTGATGAGGTCTTTTCCAAATTAGATGAGCCATTTGCTGATGCTTCAATATTGCCTACCTATTATTTGTCAAAGTTTACCAGAGAGCATGTCACTGTAGCCTTAGGGGGCGACGGTAGTGATGAATTATTGGCTGGCTATCCAACCTTTATCTCGGAAGAGTTTCGCCATTTTATTCAATATTTACCAAATTTTCTGCCTCGACAAATTCTCAAAATCTCTTCTTTAATTTTGTCACCAAGTGATAATAATATAAGTTTAGATTTTAAGATAAAACAATTTTTGAGGGGCTTTGAGAGTCAAGTCAATCATATTCATCAGTTATGGCTTGGGGGGTTTACTCCATTTGAAAAAAAAGATATCCTAAGGCCGGAAATCTTCCAATCACTCACGGACAATGCCGGAATGAGAATAATAGATTCGCATTTCTCAAGTGCCAAAAACTATAATGCTGACGCCTGGCATAGTATCATTCATTATTATTGTCAGACCTATTTAGTGGATGATATCCTATTCAAGGTCGATAGAGCCAGCATGTATAATAGTCTGGAGGTGCGTGCACCATTTCTCGATCGAGCAGTTGTTGAGTTTTTAAATTCACTTCCAAAATCAATGAAGTATAAGAATCTGCAAGGAAAACATATTTTAAAAGAGGTAATGCGCGGTAAAATACCCTCAGCGATTATCGATAGGCCTAAAAAAGGATTTGGCATACCATTATCAAAATGGATACGTGAAGACCTGAAGAACGAAATAGAATCTGTAGTTTTAGCAAAAGACCATATATTTGAGCATCAAAAGTTAGAGAAGCTAGTGTGGGAACATCAATCGGGTAAAGCCAATCATAGAAAGTTGATTTGGAATTTATATTGTTTGAAGAAAATTTTAAAATAA
- a CDS encoding glycosyltransferase family 2 protein produces MRKLGLVTVLYNSESVLKDFFASLKSQTLQNFKLYLIDNSASIESTHLLNTFLTEELLFEYEHIVCKGNLGVAEGNNIGIRKSIEDKCEFTVLLNNDIIIENTDFLAQLLNLHIKNEFDIIVPKIFYPDRKSIWYAGGYFDRLRALGVHRNFKKIDDNLSNCNQLVTYSPTCFMSIKNSVFDTVGLMDSTYFVYTDDTDFVYRCIQLGIKLWYVPELVITHLVSVSSGGDDSKFYIFYSNRNKIYFIRKHYTGIRKYISIGYHLLARVVFYLKFNSAQRQSLLNGLREGFKLKL; encoded by the coding sequence ATGCGAAAATTAGGATTAGTTACGGTTTTATACAATTCAGAATCTGTTCTGAAAGATTTTTTTGCAAGCTTAAAGTCTCAAACCTTACAAAATTTCAAGTTATATCTTATAGATAACTCAGCAAGCATTGAGTCAACCCATCTTCTCAATACTTTTTTAACTGAGGAGTTACTTTTTGAATATGAACATATTGTCTGCAAGGGAAACCTTGGTGTAGCAGAAGGCAATAATATTGGTATACGCAAGTCAATAGAGGATAAATGTGAATTTACCGTACTTTTAAATAATGATATTATTATTGAAAATACAGATTTTCTAGCCCAATTATTGAATTTGCATATAAAGAATGAGTTTGATATAATAGTACCAAAGATTTTCTATCCCGATAGGAAATCTATCTGGTATGCTGGAGGGTATTTTGATAGATTAAGAGCATTAGGCGTTCACCGAAATTTTAAAAAAATAGATGATAATCTATCAAATTGTAATCAGTTAGTTACCTACTCGCCCACATGTTTTATGTCAATAAAAAATTCTGTATTTGACACAGTCGGTCTTATGGATTCAACCTACTTTGTCTATACAGATGATACTGATTTCGTATATCGCTGTATACAATTAGGAATTAAATTATGGTATGTTCCAGAATTGGTTATTACTCACCTTGTTTCAGTAAGTTCTGGCGGAGATGACTCTAAATTTTATATTTTCTATTCCAATAGAAATAAGATATACTTTATTCGTAAACATTACACGGGCATACGCAAATATATCTCAATAGGATATCATTTGCTAGCAAGAGTTGTATTTTATCTTAAATTTAATTCGGCTCAGAGACAAAGTCTATTGAATGGACTAAGGGAAGGATTTAAACTAAAATTATGA
- a CDS encoding GDP-mannose 4,6-dehydratase: MRSILVTGCAGFIGSHLTEFLLKKYPEDTIFGVDNFDDFYSKDLKEKNLLKSISHSNFKFYELDLRDTSSYSKLPNCEVIVHLAAKAGVRPSIQNPLAYIDYNITATQQLLEWMKDNQMSKLVFASSSSIYGNNKKVPFSETDNVDHPISPYAFTKKACELLTHTYYHLYGFSVINLRFFTVFGPRQRPDLAINKFVSSIMANEEIEMYGDGSTARDYTYIADIVEGISNAIDYVQNHNCYETINLGNSNPIRLTTLIETIEMELKKKAKILARPMQEGDVDITFADIDRAKNLLSYQPKISIKEGIRQFIEWKKVN, from the coding sequence GTGCGTTCGATATTAGTCACTGGCTGTGCAGGATTTATTGGTTCTCATTTGACTGAGTTTTTACTTAAAAAATATCCAGAAGATACTATTTTTGGGGTAGATAATTTTGATGATTTTTATTCAAAAGATTTAAAAGAAAAAAATTTATTAAAGTCTATTTCTCATTCTAATTTTAAATTTTATGAGCTTGACTTGAGAGATACAAGTTCGTATTCAAAACTGCCGAATTGCGAAGTAATTGTTCATTTGGCCGCTAAAGCTGGAGTTAGACCTTCGATACAGAACCCATTGGCTTATATAGATTATAATATTACAGCTACACAGCAACTACTAGAATGGATGAAGGATAATCAAATGTCAAAACTTGTTTTTGCCTCTTCTTCCTCCATTTATGGAAATAACAAAAAAGTTCCATTTTCTGAGACCGATAATGTTGATCACCCTATTTCGCCGTATGCATTTACAAAAAAGGCATGTGAACTCCTAACGCATACCTATTACCATCTTTATGGTTTCTCTGTAATTAATTTGAGATTTTTTACAGTTTTTGGTCCTCGTCAGCGTCCTGACTTAGCTATCAATAAATTTGTAAGCTCCATAATGGCGAATGAAGAAATCGAAATGTATGGCGATGGGAGCACTGCTAGAGATTATACCTACATAGCTGATATTGTAGAAGGAATTTCTAACGCAATAGATTATGTGCAAAATCATAATTGCTATGAAACAATCAATTTAGGGAATAGTAATCCGATTAGGTTAACTACCCTTATAGAGACTATTGAAATGGAACTGAAGAAGAAGGCAAAAATTCTTGCTAGGCCAATGCAAGAAGGCGATGTAGATATCACATTTGCGGATATAGATAGGGCAAAGAACCTCTTGAGCTATCAACCTAAAATTTCTATAAAAGAAGGAATACGGCAATTTATTGAATGGAAGAAAGTAAATTAG
- a CDS encoding methyltransferase domain-containing protein encodes MSQDTITAKAFADSWNNLPEGSVYSANQFIDWFEPLTKLDIEGKSVLELGCGNGSLLTHMTNWNPSKLHGVDLGDSVKSCKTNMEQMNFSNYEVIQGDLTTFEGSDLYDITYCIGVLHHLKEPYNGFQSVLNNTKSGGKFHCWVYAYEGNAVIRYIVDPIRKIASLLPWWANKFLIATPLSFIYFIYAHIIIGLHLKFAPLYEYSKWICQRGYLFFRHVAFDQLVTPQTVYIKKSTIEEWLSDKEKIVQGSTYIIFRNGNSWKFGGIKK; translated from the coding sequence ATGTCTCAAGATACCATTACAGCCAAGGCTTTCGCCGACTCTTGGAATAATTTACCAGAAGGCTCAGTATATTCTGCAAATCAATTCATTGATTGGTTTGAACCTCTTACCAAATTAGATATCGAAGGTAAGTCCGTGCTAGAGCTCGGTTGCGGAAATGGAAGTTTATTAACCCATATGACCAATTGGAATCCTAGCAAACTGCACGGTGTAGATTTAGGAGATTCGGTCAAGTCTTGTAAGACCAATATGGAGCAAATGAATTTTTCTAATTATGAAGTCATTCAAGGCGATTTGACTACTTTTGAAGGCTCAGATTTATATGATATTACTTATTGTATTGGAGTATTGCACCATTTAAAGGAGCCTTATAATGGATTTCAGTCTGTATTGAATAATACTAAGTCTGGAGGAAAATTCCATTGCTGGGTATATGCCTATGAGGGTAATGCCGTTATTCGATATATCGTAGATCCTATACGCAAGATAGCTAGTCTTTTACCATGGTGGGCAAATAAATTTTTGATAGCAACCCCATTGTCTTTCATTTATTTTATTTATGCGCATATCATTATTGGCTTGCATTTAAAGTTCGCCCCACTATATGAATATAGCAAGTGGATTTGTCAGCGTGGTTATTTATTCTTTAGACATGTTGCATTTGATCAATTAGTAACCCCACAGACGGTTTATATAAAAAAATCGACTATTGAAGAATGGCTTTCTGATAAAGAAAAAATCGTGCAAGGTTCGACCTATATTATTTTCAGAAATGGAAATTCGTGGAAATTTGGAGGAATAAAAAAATAA
- a CDS encoding T9SS type A sorting domain-containing protein has translation MKCKFFLSFFVLSALGAESQLSNGLIAKYYFNNANANDDGGKYHGKVNGAVLTSDRFGNPNKAYQFGMNQTITVNDNVALDGYSSAFSISFWLKSSGGTNTNSLISKFSYCGGNSDAFNIYISNTNSLVSQFGDEMGLDVYQFGKKVVADNNWHHVVVIWNKPNVKFYIDTIVDSFSRNDLFNSTMSNSDEVLAFGQPITNYCPYTYNYNEKLDDIRLYNRPLTRKEVDTLYSEPNPNSITSSVDRDDHSHDPISIFPNPTNGIINFSRLYSPSEATIYSLDGRKIKSFINNEVINIANLDNGIYILNYEDKNWRVILDKIS, from the coding sequence ATGAAATGTAAATTTTTTTTATCTTTTTTTGTTTTATCTGCACTGGGAGCAGAGTCTCAATTGTCAAATGGTCTTATAGCAAAGTATTATTTTAATAATGCAAACGCAAATGATGATGGTGGGAAATATCATGGCAAAGTGAATGGCGCAGTTTTAACCTCAGATCGATTTGGCAACCCAAATAAAGCCTATCAATTTGGCATGAATCAGACTATAACTGTAAATGATAATGTTGCACTTGATGGATATAGCAGTGCATTCTCAATATCATTCTGGTTAAAATCCTCTGGAGGAACTAATACAAACAGCCTAATTTCTAAATTTTCATACTGTGGTGGAAATTCAGATGCGTTTAATATTTACATTTCAAATACAAATTCACTTGTTTCGCAATTCGGCGATGAAATGGGATTAGATGTTTATCAATTTGGGAAAAAAGTTGTAGCTGACAATAATTGGCACCATGTAGTTGTTATTTGGAATAAGCCAAATGTGAAATTTTATATTGACACAATAGTCGATTCCTTTTCTAGAAATGACCTTTTCAACTCTACAATGTCAAACTCAGATGAAGTACTTGCATTCGGACAACCGATAACAAATTATTGTCCATATACTTATAACTACAATGAAAAGCTCGACGACATCCGATTATACAATAGACCTCTAACTAGAAAGGAAGTAGATACTTTGTATAGTGAACCAAATCCAAATTCAATAACTAGCTCGGTTGATAGAGATGACCATAGTCATGATCCTATTTCAATTTTCCCAAATCCGACCAATGGAATAATAAATTTTTCAAGATTATATTCTCCTTCAGAGGCTACGATATATTCATTAGATGGCAGGAAAATAAAAAGTTTTATAAATAATGAAGTTATAAATATTGCTAATTTAGATAATGGCATCTATATTCTAAACTATGAAGACAAGAATTGGCGTGTCATTTTAGATAAAATAAGTTAA
- a CDS encoding methyltransferase, which translates to MRAIFLFIARFLKNYNLYVVKSLSFYSKKSLLDANFDFVRYGSLELCANEIKLKNVRGNLAEVGVYKGNFSEKLNKLFPERKLYLFDTFEGFDKRDILAEIMDNYSTGEQNFSNTSVELVLSKMINKENCIVKKGFFPETTAGLEDSFCFVSLDADLYQPIYEGLHFFYPKLELGGYIFIHDFNNEGYKGAREAVVKFCAELKIGYTPIPDNGGTAIISK; encoded by the coding sequence ATGAGAGCAATATTTCTTTTCATCGCCAGATTTCTAAAGAATTATAATTTATATGTTGTCAAGTCACTAAGTTTTTATTCTAAAAAATCATTACTAGACGCAAACTTCGATTTTGTTCGCTACGGATCTTTAGAGTTATGCGCTAATGAGATTAAATTAAAAAATGTAAGAGGAAATCTAGCTGAGGTTGGTGTTTATAAGGGCAATTTTTCAGAAAAATTAAACAAGCTTTTCCCTGAACGAAAACTTTATTTGTTTGATACTTTTGAAGGTTTTGATAAAAGAGATATCTTAGCTGAAATAATGGATAACTATTCAACAGGGGAACAAAATTTTTCAAATACAAGCGTAGAGTTAGTATTGTCAAAAATGATCAACAAAGAAAATTGTATTGTAAAAAAAGGTTTTTTTCCTGAAACGACAGCTGGACTTGAAGACAGTTTTTGTTTTGTAAGTCTTGATGCAGATTTATATCAGCCTATATATGAGGGACTTCATTTTTTCTATCCTAAATTGGAGCTAGGAGGTTATATTTTTATTCATGACTTCAATAATGAAGGTTATAAAGGCGCTAGAGAAGCTGTAGTAAAGTTTTGTGCTGAATTAAAAATTGGCTATACACCAATACCTGACAATGGAGGTACAGCTATTATTTCAAAGTAA
- a CDS encoding NAD-dependent epimerase/dehydratase family protein — protein sequence MTKVLITGGAGFIGSNLSLDLVSRGHEVTILDSLSPQIHTSQPEKNSPLYKTVIGKVNFIKGSVEDKEIFYKAIENNEVIVHYAAETGTGQSMYEINKYNNVNIGGTANMLDILTNREHKVKKIVVASSRSIYGEGKYYSSKYGIVFPTSRVDNELKSGNFEVSYLDDRNLILKPTDEESKIHPSSFYAITKQVQEQMIMTLCPNIGIAPVALRYQNVYGPGQSLTNPYTGILSIFSNLILSDKPVNIFEDGLESRDFVYISDVVAATRLSIESENANGQILNVGSGVNTSVLAIAKLLYHFYNKEENFKITGNYRLGDIRHNYADLSKVFSKIGFEPSVTMEEGIKNFCSWVQMQNIVDNGYEKSIQEMKTKGLLK from the coding sequence ATGACGAAGGTACTCATCACTGGTGGCGCAGGTTTTATTGGATCTAATTTGTCTCTGGATCTAGTCTCTCGAGGACATGAGGTAACTATATTAGATAGTTTATCGCCTCAAATTCATACTAGTCAACCAGAGAAAAATTCTCCACTGTATAAAACAGTTATTGGCAAAGTCAATTTTATAAAAGGAAGTGTGGAAGATAAGGAGATTTTTTACAAGGCTATTGAGAATAATGAAGTTATTGTGCATTATGCTGCAGAGACTGGCACAGGTCAGTCAATGTATGAGATAAATAAATATAACAATGTCAATATTGGTGGGACAGCAAATATGCTAGATATATTGACAAATAGGGAACATAAGGTCAAAAAAATTGTGGTCGCTTCATCGCGTTCTATATATGGCGAAGGCAAATACTATTCTAGTAAATACGGTATCGTGTTTCCGACTTCTAGGGTGGATAATGAGCTAAAATCTGGTAACTTTGAGGTTTCATATCTTGATGATAGAAATCTTATTCTCAAACCAACTGATGAAGAATCAAAAATACATCCTTCGTCTTTTTATGCAATTACAAAGCAAGTGCAAGAACAAATGATTATGACGCTTTGTCCAAATATTGGTATAGCGCCAGTAGCGTTGCGTTACCAGAATGTATACGGACCAGGTCAATCCTTGACCAATCCTTATACAGGTATACTATCTATTTTTTCTAATTTAATTCTTTCGGATAAACCTGTCAATATTTTTGAAGATGGACTTGAAAGTAGGGACTTTGTATATATTTCGGATGTAGTGGCAGCTACACGACTTTCCATTGAGTCTGAAAATGCGAATGGTCAGATATTGAATGTAGGGTCGGGAGTGAATACAAGTGTATTGGCTATAGCAAAATTGCTGTACCATTTTTATAATAAAGAAGAAAACTTTAAAATAACAGGGAACTACCGACTAGGTGATATAAGGCATAATTATGCTGATCTGAGTAAGGTATTTTCAAAAATTGGTTTTGAACCTTCAGTGACCATGGAGGAAGGCATTAAAAATTTCTGCTCATGGGTGCAGATGCAAAATATAGTTGATAATGGATATGAAAAGTCTATTCAAGAAATGAAAACAAAGGGTTTGTTGAAATAA